GGCGGAAACCACCGCGAGCGGAACTGGCGGTGATCGTGCGAAACGCAACTCCTGGAGACCACGAGCCACGTACCAACGTACTGCTACTCGGTTCGGCGAGTCCGTTCTGGACGAACCTCGCCGCTGCACTGAGAGCACACTCGGATTTCGAGATCAGCGAGATGCCGAACGCCCGATACCGGTCAGCACCGTTTCTTCCCGAGGTGATCCTCGTCGAAGCCGGAAGCGAGGACTTCCCCGAGCCCGAATACCGGCACGGGGACGACGAGCCCCTCCCTCCCAGAGTGCTCGCCTTCGCCGACGAGCCGGCCCCGGTTTACAGGCACGAGGTGCGCGGCGTGCTCGGCAAGAACCGCCCAGCCAGGGAGATCGCGGCCGCGATCCGCCTCGTAGCTGG
This genomic stretch from Actinopolyspora halophila DSM 43834 harbors:
- a CDS encoding response regulator transcription factor, whose translation is MIVRNATPGDHEPRTNVLLLGSASPFWTNLAAALRAHSDFEISEMPNARYRSAPFLPEVILVEAGSEDFPEPEYRHGDDEPLPPRVLAFADEPAPVYRHEVRGVLGKNRPAREIAAAIRLVAGGYWLFVPPEPPAGSGETQENGFSVDRAALEQLSEREIDVLRLIAGGYDNAEISGELFLSISTVKSHVRRLFGKLDISNRTQAVIYAYEGGVIDPASR